Genomic DNA from Acidimicrobiales bacterium:
GCTCCATGGGCGGGATGCAGGTGCTCGAGTGGGGGGTGATGTTCCCGGAACGGGTGCGCTCGCTGGTGCCGATCGCCACCGATCTGGCCGCCAGCGCCCAGCAGATCGCGTGGTGGAGCACCGGTCGGCGCATCATCCGCCTCGATCCCCGCTGGCGCGGCGGCGACTACTACGACGCCGGACCTGGTGACGGCCCGAGCGAGGGGCTCGCCATGGCGCGCATGGTCAGCCAGATCACGTTCCGCTCCGACGACGTGTTCACCGATCGCTTCGGGCGCGAGGTGGTCGAGCCCCTCGACGGCTTCAGCCTGTGGCAGCGCTTCCAGGTCGAGCGCTACCTCGAGTACCACGGCGACAAGCTGGCGCGGCGCTTCGACGCCAACTCCTACCTCCTGCTCAGCAAGGCCATGGACCTCCACGACATCGGTCGAGGGCGCGGCGGAGTGGCCAAGGCACTTCGACGCGTCGGCGTCCCGATGCTGGTGATGGGTGTCTCCAGCGACCTCCTGTACCCGACGTACCAGCAACGTCAGATCCGAGACGCGGTCATCGAGGCCGGCGGCACCTGCGACTATGTGGAGATCGACAGCGTCCACGGTCACGACGGGTTCCTGCTCGAGGTGGAGCAGGTGGGTCCGGCCCTGTCGGCGTTCATCGAAGGCGTGGAGAAGGCAGCGTGAACGAGCCCGACGAAGGGGAGCACCACATCGAGACCCGTGCGGTTCGGGCCGGTCGCGACGAACGCTCGCTGGCGCCGCCGCTGTGGGCCACGAGCACCTTCGAGACCGAGTCGCTCGACGAGGGGCTCCGCATGGCCACCTCGCCTCGCGCCACCACCTTCTACGGCCGCCACGGCAACCCCACCGTTGCCGCCTTCGAGGAGGCGGTGTGCGCGCTGGAGGGCGCCGAGGCAGCCCAGGCGTTCGCCTCCGGCATGGGCGCGATCTCCTCGATCGTCCTGGCGATGTGCTCCTCGGGTGATCACGTCGTGGCGCAGCGCCAGCTCTACTCCGCCACCTCGATGCTGTTCCAGATGGTCTGCCCCCGCTTCGGCATCGACGTCACCTTCGTCGATGGCACCGACGCAACCGCGATCGTCGAGGCTGTGGAGCCTGGCCGCACCGTCATGGTGTTCGTGGAGACACCGGCAAACCCGGTGATGCAGCTCGTCGACCTCGACGTCGTGGGGGCCATCAAGGGGCCGGTCACGGTGGTGGACTCGACCTTCGCCGGGCCGATGGTGCAGCGCCCCCTGGACCACGGCGTCGACCTGGTGGTCCACTCGGCCACCAAGGGCCTCTCGGGGCACAACGACGCCACCCTCGGCGTGGCGGCCGGCAGCGCCGACCTCATCAACTGGATCTGGAGCTACCACACGATCCACGGCGCGGTGGCGTCCCCCTTCGACGCCCTCAACGGGCTCCGGGGGATCCGCACCCTGGGCGTGCGGGTCCGCCAGCAGTGCCAGTCGGCCGAGCGCCTGGCCGACCTGCTCGAGGAGCACCCCCTCGTGAGCCGGGTCAACTACCCGGGTCTCGACTCGCACCCCCAGCGCGACCTCGCCAAGCGCCAGATGTCCCTCGGCGGCACCGTGCTCAGCTTCGACATCGTCGGTGGCTGGGAGGCAGGCCGCCGCTTCGCCGAGGCGATGCGCCTCGCCCACCTCGCCACCTCGCTGGGCGGTCCGGACACGCTCGTGACCCATCCCGCCTCCACCACCGCAGCCGGCCTCACCCCGGAGGAGCGCGAGGGGATGGGCATCGGTGACGGTCTGGTCCGCCTGTCGCTCGGCCTCGAGCACGTCGACGACATCATTGCCGACGTCCTCCAGGCCCTTGCCGTGGCGGCCGCCGGCGCCTGAGCGCCGGTGACACCACTCGGTGCTCCCGGTGGACCACCATGGCGACGTCATGTCACGGACGAGCCTGCTGCCCATCATCGCCCTCGTGCTCTTCCTGGCGGCGTGCAGCGGCGATGACGACGCTTCGCCCGCTGATCCCTCCGATCTCTCCCGCGCCACGACCACCACGCTGCCGGACCTCGACCTGTCGCTGACCCGGTCGGAGCTGGTGAGCGACAGCGCCGCTCGATCCGAGCTCACCGACCCCGTGCGCGCCGAGGTGCTCGGCGTGGTGGAGGAGCTGCTGGAATCGGCGTCGCTCACCCCGATGGTCACCGGCTCGGTCGTTGGTGACCTCGGTGCCCTGTTCACCACCGATGCCGGTGAGCGTGCCGGTGGACCCGACCGTCACCTCATGATCGACGAGGGCCTGCCCCGCAGCTTCCGGGTCGAGGTGCTCCGCTCCGATGTCGGCCTCACCGGGTTGGGTGGGGCGGTCGAGCCGGTGCAGATGGTGGTCGCCCGGGTACGCCTCGAGCTCCGCAGCGTGAGCTGGCGTGGGGTCGAGGTGGCGCGGGTGGCGCGCTCTGGAGACCTCACCCTCATCCCGACCGACGACGGCTGGCGGATCTCGGAGTACCAGGTATCGGTGGAGCGCGATGTCGCCCCGCGGGCCCAGCGCAGGGCAAGGGGCTCACGATGGACGGCCGTCGAGCCGGACGGCGACGACTGATGGCGCGCCGGGTGCTCTGCGCCGCGCTGGTGCTCGTGGTCGGACTCGCCGGTCTGGTCGGAGCCGACATCCAGCGCGACCGCCAGGCCGCCGGTCTGGTGCTCCACAAGGTGACGCCCGCGGGGAGGGCAACCTACGAGACCGGTGGTCCCGAGGGCCCGGTGTTCATCTTGGCGGTGGGGAGCGACGAGCGGCCCGGGTTGTCCGGGCGACGGGCCGACGGCCTCCACGTCGTCGGGCTGAACGCCGCCGAGGGTCGGGCCACCATCTTGAACCTGCCTCGGGATACCTGGGTCCAGATCCCGGGTCGATCGGCCGGGCGCATCAACGAGGCGCTCAACGGGGGCCCCGGGCTGCAGGCGCGGACCGTCGAGGCGCTCACCGGGATCCCAATCTCCTATGTGCTCACCACGACCTTCGTGGGCCTCGAGGCCATGGTCGACGCCATCGGGGGGGTGGAGGTCGACGTCGCCGTCGACCACAACGACGGCAACTCTGGTGCCAACTTCCGCCCTGGTCGGCACCTGCTGAGCGGCCACCAGGCGCTCGCCTTCACCCGCAACCGCCACATCCCCGGCGGCGACGTCTCCCGGACCGCCAACCAGGGCCAGTTCATCATCCACGCCCTCGAGGCCCTCCAGGCGCGGGGGACGTCACCCACCCATGTGATCGACCACCTCGACCTCCTGTTCCGCAACGTCCGGACCGAGGGCGTCAGCCCCGTCGAGCTGTACCGACTCGGCCGCGCCGCCCTCGCAATCCAGCCTGGTGCCGTGCGCAACTTCACGATGCCCGCCCGGCTCGGCTTCGTCGGCTCTTCGTCGGTGGTCTTCGCCGGGCCCGGCGCCCCCGCCGTGTTCGCCGACATGGCCGACGACGCCATCCTCCAGGCCCACTGAGCACCGGTGCGCGCACACCTCACCGGGGGACGCACCTCGTGGTCGTGCCCGGAGCACCAGCGGTGACGCGGGCACGTCTGGCCCGGGCCGCTGCCCTCGTCGCGGCTGTCGTGATGGGTGTGGCGCTCGTCGCCGGTGCGGCCACGGCCCAGGAGGACGAAGGAACGGAGGAGCCGACCGAGGAGACGACCACCACCGAGGCGCCGCTGCTGCCGCTGCCGACGACCACCACCCAGGCGCCGACGACCACGACGACGGCGCCCACGACCACCACGTCCTCGACGACGACGTCCTCCACGACGGCCACCACGGCGACCACCGACGACCCCTTCACCGGTGACACGGATCGGCCCGACGACGGCCGGACCACCACCACCGCCCCGACAGCGCCCCTCCCCGGCGAGGCGCCGGGCGCCACCACCTCCACCGTGTCGGACGAGGACGAGTCGCCGGCCGGGGGGTCGGCCGACCAGGGGCTGAGCACCACCGCCATGGTCCGCATCGTGATCGGTGGCCTGCTCGGGGTGGCCGCCGGGCTCACGGCGCTGACCGTCGTGTACTACCGGGCGACCGACCCGCGGCGGGTGCAGGGCGAGGACACCGGGGCCACCTAACCGGAAGTGGCGATGCTGCCGGCGGCCGGTGTGGTGCGGGCAACGTGCACGAGGAGGAGCGCCCCGGCAAGGCAGAGGAGAGCCGGGGTGCCGTAGGCGGCACCGAAGCCGGCCCGGTCGGCGATCAGGCCGATCAGGTAGGCGCCACCTCCCGTCCCGATGTCCATGAAGGCGGTGAACGATCCGAGGGCCTCGCCACGCTCGTGGTCCTCCACCCGGTCGACGGTGAAGGCCATGAGGGCCGGGAAGATCAGGGAGAACCCCGCCCCGAAGATGGCCACCCCGAGGAAGGTGGTCGCCGGCTGCTGCACGAGGGCGAGGAGACCGAGCCCTCCGGCGGCCAGCCCCATCCCGGGCAGGGCAACCGCCGTGCGGCCGTAGGTGTCGGCCAGCCGGCCCGACACGAGGCGCACGGCAAGGATGGTGACGGCGAAGGTGGCGTAGACAGCGCCGCCGGAGTCGAGGCCGACCTCCCGGGCGTAGAGGCTGGAGAACCCCGTGACCGATGCGTAGCCCATCCCCGTCGTCATCAGCACCAGGCCGGGGCCCACGGCCGCGGGGTGCAGCAGCCGCCGTGCCGCCCTGCCGAGCTCGGCTCGCCTGGCCATGGCGGCGCTGCCGCTCTCGGGCAGCAGCCAGATGCAGACCGCTCCGACGGCGCCCAGGCCGGCGGCGGTGAGCCACACCGAGGGGAAGCCGAGGTTGCCGGCCAGCCACTCGGCCAGCGCCGGCCCGGTGGCGAAGCCGCCGTAGAGGAACAGCGAGAAGCGGGCGATGGCCGCAGCCCGGTGCTCCAGGGGCGCGAGGTCGGTCGCCACCGCGGCGGCGGTCGTGTAGAAGGTGCCGCCCGAGACGCCCTGGACCAGCCGGAGGACGACGATGGTCACCACATCGTCGGCCGCCAGGAAGCCGAGCGACGAGACCGTCAGGATGGCGAGGGCGCCGAGGAGGAAGGGCCGGCGGCCCCGGGCATCGATCGAGCGCCCGACCCATGGACGGCAGAGCAGGGCGCTGATGGAGAAGGCGCCCACGGCGAGGCCCACCGAGCCCTTGCTCGCCGCCAGCTCGTCCTCCACGAAGAGCTGGATGGCCGAGAAGTACATGCCGAAGGCGGTGAAGTTGGCCAGGGTGGCGGCGTAGAGCAGCCAGAGGCCGGTGCGGGGGGAGGCGGCGACGGGGGAAGGGGGCGGCGACGGCACAGCGTGCTGACCGTACCGGCGGCCCAGTGCTGCTCCCACATCCGTCGGCTGCCGTGTCGCTAGGGTCGCGGCATGGCCGACGAGCTCGATGTCGACGCGATGATCGCCCGGTTCCGGGACCGTGCCCACGCGGTGAAGGACCGCCCGCTCCCCCCGATCGCGGGCGCGGAGCGCCAGCAGTTCATCGACCAGGCCCAGAAGGACTTCATGGACTTCGCCATGGTGGGCGACGCCACGTGGGAGATCGACGACGGTGTCCTGGTGCTCCGCATCGACCTCCGCCCTGGCAAGGAATAGGTCTGCTTCGTCCCCTTCGATCTGCTATTTCTCGGTGTCGTCTGTCACACTTCGAGGGACGGGTGCGCGAGCACCCACCTTCGAGCCGAGAGAAGACAGCCGTGCAACGACTCACCGGAATGGACGCCACCTTCCTGTACATGGAGACGCCGACCGCGCCCATGCACGTGGCCGGGACCTATGTCTACGACCCGAGCACCACGCCAGGCTTCGACTACGACACCATCCGCGACGAGATCGAGCGACGGCTGCACCTCCTGCCGCCCTACCGCCGTCGCCTCGTCGAGATCCCCTTCCAGCTCCACCACCCGCTGTGGATCGAGGATCCCGACTTCGACCTCGACTACCACCTGCACCGCATCGCCGTGCCCGCCCCCGGGGGGCAGAAGGAGCTGAACGAGCTCGCCGCCGACATCCACTCCCGTCCCCTCGACCGCACGCGCCCCCTGTGGGAGTTCTGGATCGTGGAGGGCCTCGAGGACGGTCACGTGGCAGTGGTGGCCAAGACCCACCACTGCGCCATCGACGGCGCATCGGGTGTCGACATCACGGTGAACCTCCTCGACCTCGAGCCGGAGCCCCAGGAGATCGCGCCGCCAGAGAAGCCGTGGGCGCCCGACCGGATCCCGAGCGACCCCGAGCTGGTCGGCTGGGCGCTGAGCTCACTGGCCCGTCAGCCGATCTCGGCGATCAAGGCGGTCCGGCGCACCGTCGAGGCCGGCCTCAACATCCGCAGCCGCAACCGCAAGCCCGACGCCAAGGCGCCGCCGGCACCGTTCAGCGCGCCCCGCACCTCGATCAACGAGGCGATCACCGCGAGGCGGACCTTCGGCACGGCCGACATCTCCCTCGACGACATCAAGACCATCCGCAAGGGCCTCGGCGGCACGGTCAACGACGTGATCCTGGCCCTGTGCGCGGGCACCCTGCGCAACTACTTCGACCGCCAGGGCGAGGAGCCCGAAAAGGCGCTGGTCGCCATGTGCCCCATCTCCATCCGCACGGAGGACCAGAAGGACACCATGGGCAACCAGGTGTCGAGCATGCTCGTGTCGCTGGCCACCGACATCGACGACCCGGTCGAGCGGCTCCGGACGATCTCGGCGGGGACGGGCAACGCCAAGGACCAGGCTGGTGCCATCGGTGCCGACACCCTGGCGAACTGGGCGGAGTTCGCGGCCCCCGCGGTCGCTGCCCGCGCCGCCCGGCTGTACTCGCGCATGAAGGTGGCCAACCGCCACCGGCCCATCTTCAACGTCACCATCTCCAACGTCCCCGGCCCGCAGGTGCCGATCTACATGAACGGCGCCAAGCTCGTCCGCTGGTACCCGATGGGGCCCATCGCCGACGGCAGCGGGCTCAACATCACGGTGATGAGCTACCTCGGCACGGTGCACTTCGGCCTCGTGGCGTGCGCCGACACCGTCCACGACGTGCAGTCGATCGCCGACGGGATCCACGACGCCCTCAAGGACCTGCTGGTTGCAGCGGAGTCCGCGTAGGGTCCGCATCGATCTGACGGCCGTGTTGCTCCTTGGTAGGGTGACGGCCCACGCGGACGTGGCTCAGTGGTAGAGCATCACCTTGCCAAGGTGAGGGTCGCGGGTTCGAATCCCGTCGTCCGCTCCACGAAGGTGCAGGTCAGGGAGGGTCTCAGACCCTCCCTGACTCGCGTCCGGGGGCGAGTTGGCCAACTTTGGCCAACTGGGGGAGTGCCCCCGTTACCGTTCTGGTCATGCGAGGCAGCCTGGAGAAGCGGGGCAGGAGCTCCTGGCGGGTGCGCGTCTACATCGGCGCGGACCCGGTCACGGGGACCAAGCGGACCGTGTCGCGAACAGTCGTTGGGTCGAAGCGTGATGCAGAGGACGTCCTCAACCGGCTGCTGCTCGAGGCTGGCGACGGGCGGCACCTGGCTTCGGGTCTGACCGTCGGCGACCTCCTCGACCAGTGGTGGCCCATGAAGCGGCCGACCCTGAGCCCGACGACCGCACGAGACTGGGACTCGTGCCTCCGGCTCCACGTGCGCCCGCACGTCGAGGGCATGCCGTTGCACAAGTTCCGGGCGATGGACATGGACCGCTACAAGCGGTTGGGCGAGGCCGGCGTGGGCCCGCAACGCGTCCGCCGGGTCCACACGATCTTGTCCACGGCCCTCGGCCAGGCGGTCCGGTGGGAGATGATCGCCGCCAACCCAGCGCTGTCTGCGAGTCCGCCCGAAGTGAGGGAGCGCCAGGTGCAACCTCCGTCGCCTGCCGTGGTAGCCGCGTTCTACGAGGGCCTCGAAGCCGATGACGCCGACCTCGCGATGTTCGTCTGGCTGGCCAGCTTCACCGGCGCCCGTCGAGGTGAGCTCTGCGCCCTCCGGTGGGCCGACATCGACCTGCTCGACGGGTCGTTGCTCATCTCCCGTGCGCTCGTCGATGGCGGTGGCACGCTCGTCGAGAAGGACACCAAGACCCACCAGTCCCGGCGCATCGCCCTCGGGCACGAGACCGTCGCCAAGCTCGTCACCTACCACGATGTCGCCATCGAGCGTGCCGCTGCGTGCGGTACCTCGTTGCGTGACGAGGCCTTCGTCTTCACCAACGCCGTCGACGGTGCAACGCCCTGGTGGCCCGACTCCGTCACCCATCGGTTCATCCGCGCTCGCCGTCAGGCCGACTTGCCGGAAGGTCTCCGGCTCCACGACCTCAGACACTTCTTGGCGACCCGAATGATCTCGTCTGGCATCGACGTCCGGACCGTCTCGGGCCGGCTCGGTCACCGTCGGACCTCGACGACCACCGATCGTTACGCCGCCTTCGTGCCTGCCGCCGACCGTGCGGCAGCCGCTGCGTTCGAGGAGGCGTTCCTCGCGTAGGTGCATCCCCCGCTACGGACCCTTCTTCGGCTGGGCCGGGTCCCCGGAGCTGCGACCAGGAACGTTGAGGTTCTCGTTGAGGTTCCTTGGCGCGTACGTGTCAGAGAAATCAAGAGTTCCTGGATCGGACCGTCGCGGTAAGGGGTCGACGATGACCGTATCCAGAGCATGGATGAGACACAGGAACGGTCGGTGCTGTCCGCCGGGGACCGGTGGGCGTTTTCGGTGACGGAGGTAGCGGTGCGGTTGGGGATCTCCCGGGCGCATGCCTACCGGATGGTGGCCACGGGCGAGCTCCCGGTGGTGCGCCTCGGGGGTCGGATGGTGGTCCCGGTCCACCGGCTCCGCTCCCTGCTCGGAGAGACCCTCGACGAACCTGTCGAGCCGGGCGCGTTGAGGGTGGTCAGCGCGGCCGGCACCTCGGGTGCAAGTGCGTCAGGTCGCTTGGACGGGTTTCCGGGGTCGTGATCCGAGCGGTTGGTACCTGGCACCTGCTCGAGGCCAGGGGCAAGTACCCTGAGGACAGCAGTCAGTTCTTAGGCGAGGTGTCAGATGGCGATGCGCCACGACGAGCTCAGCGAAGAGGAACTCGCTCGCAAGCACGCGGTCGAACGCTCCTGGGAGGTCGCGCAGCAGGCGTTGGCCAATCCCGAGTTTCGCCAGTACCTCGATGAGTCCATCGAGCGGGTGAACCGTTCAACGGCGCCTCCTCTCACCAGCGACGAGTTCTTGGCGCAGACGACGCCGGCAACGGAGTAGTGGCGCTTCGCGACATCGGAGCCTTCCACGCCTGGGTCGAGAGC
This window encodes:
- a CDS encoding homoserine O-acetyltransferase, which translates into the protein MQAALPASGAWRPGDPPGRRRFACLGADRPFVLEGGGMLTDISLAYETWGSLSPAADNAVLVCHALTGDSHAAGPLIDGHPAPGWWDGLIGPGRAIDTDRLFVVCVNVLGGCQGTTGPASPDPDPAAEGRPYGSAFPVVSIRDMVRTQAAVGNELSIDRWLSVVGGSMGGMQVLEWGVMFPERVRSLVPIATDLAASAQQIAWWSTGRRIIRLDPRWRGGDYYDAGPGDGPSEGLAMARMVSQITFRSDDVFTDRFGREVVEPLDGFSLWQRFQVERYLEYHGDKLARRFDANSYLLLSKAMDLHDIGRGRGGVAKALRRVGVPMLVMGVSSDLLYPTYQQRQIRDAVIEAGGTCDYVEIDSVHGHDGFLLEVEQVGPALSAFIEGVEKAA
- a CDS encoding PLP-dependent aspartate aminotransferase family protein, giving the protein MNEPDEGEHHIETRAVRAGRDERSLAPPLWATSTFETESLDEGLRMATSPRATTFYGRHGNPTVAAFEEAVCALEGAEAAQAFASGMGAISSIVLAMCSSGDHVVAQRQLYSATSMLFQMVCPRFGIDVTFVDGTDATAIVEAVEPGRTVMVFVETPANPVMQLVDLDVVGAIKGPVTVVDSTFAGPMVQRPLDHGVDLVVHSATKGLSGHNDATLGVAAGSADLINWIWSYHTIHGAVASPFDALNGLRGIRTLGVRVRQQCQSAERLADLLEEHPLVSRVNYPGLDSHPQRDLAKRQMSLGGTVLSFDIVGGWEAGRRFAEAMRLAHLATSLGGPDTLVTHPASTTAAGLTPEEREGMGIGDGLVRLSLGLEHVDDIIADVLQALAVAAAGA
- a CDS encoding LCP family protein, with amino-acid sequence MDGRRAGRRRLMARRVLCAALVLVVGLAGLVGADIQRDRQAAGLVLHKVTPAGRATYETGGPEGPVFILAVGSDERPGLSGRRADGLHVVGLNAAEGRATILNLPRDTWVQIPGRSAGRINEALNGGPGLQARTVEALTGIPISYVLTTTFVGLEAMVDAIGGVEVDVAVDHNDGNSGANFRPGRHLLSGHQALAFTRNRHIPGGDVSRTANQGQFIIHALEALQARGTSPTHVIDHLDLLFRNVRTEGVSPVELYRLGRAALAIQPGAVRNFTMPARLGFVGSSSVVFAGPGAPAVFADMADDAILQAH
- a CDS encoding MFS transporter; this translates as MPSPPPSPVAASPRTGLWLLYAATLANFTAFGMYFSAIQLFVEDELAASKGSVGLAVGAFSISALLCRPWVGRSIDARGRRPFLLGALAILTVSSLGFLAADDVVTIVVLRLVQGVSGGTFYTTAAAVATDLAPLEHRAAAIARFSLFLYGGFATGPALAEWLAGNLGFPSVWLTAAGLGAVGAVCIWLLPESGSAAMARRAELGRAARRLLHPAAVGPGLVLMTTGMGYASVTGFSSLYAREVGLDSGGAVYATFAVTILAVRLVSGRLADTYGRTAVALPGMGLAAGGLGLLALVQQPATTFLGVAIFGAGFSLIFPALMAFTVDRVEDHERGEALGSFTAFMDIGTGGGAYLIGLIADRAGFGAAYGTPALLCLAGALLLVHVARTTPAAGSIATSG
- a CDS encoding wax ester/triacylglycerol synthase family O-acyltransferase; this translates as MQRLTGMDATFLYMETPTAPMHVAGTYVYDPSTTPGFDYDTIRDEIERRLHLLPPYRRRLVEIPFQLHHPLWIEDPDFDLDYHLHRIAVPAPGGQKELNELAADIHSRPLDRTRPLWEFWIVEGLEDGHVAVVAKTHHCAIDGASGVDITVNLLDLEPEPQEIAPPEKPWAPDRIPSDPELVGWALSSLARQPISAIKAVRRTVEAGLNIRSRNRKPDAKAPPAPFSAPRTSINEAITARRTFGTADISLDDIKTIRKGLGGTVNDVILALCAGTLRNYFDRQGEEPEKALVAMCPISIRTEDQKDTMGNQVSSMLVSLATDIDDPVERLRTISAGTGNAKDQAGAIGADTLANWAEFAAPAVAARAARLYSRMKVANRHRPIFNVTISNVPGPQVPIYMNGAKLVRWYPMGPIADGSGLNITVMSYLGTVHFGLVACADTVHDVQSIADGIHDALKDLLVAAESA
- a CDS encoding tyrosine-type recombinase/integrase, which codes for MRGSLEKRGRSSWRVRVYIGADPVTGTKRTVSRTVVGSKRDAEDVLNRLLLEAGDGRHLASGLTVGDLLDQWWPMKRPTLSPTTARDWDSCLRLHVRPHVEGMPLHKFRAMDMDRYKRLGEAGVGPQRVRRVHTILSTALGQAVRWEMIAANPALSASPPEVRERQVQPPSPAVVAAFYEGLEADDADLAMFVWLASFTGARRGELCALRWADIDLLDGSLLISRALVDGGGTLVEKDTKTHQSRRIALGHETVAKLVTYHDVAIERAAACGTSLRDEAFVFTNAVDGATPWWPDSVTHRFIRARRQADLPEGLRLHDLRHFLATRMISSGIDVRTVSGRLGHRRTSTTTDRYAAFVPAADRAAAAAFEEAFLA